taatttataacttgAAGATATTCTTAAACAATTAAAGTGTTAAACTTTCACTCTTCATGTACCGACATTCTTCATACTTGAACGCTACATTCACGTTGTGAAGTTAAAATTTCATTCgataaaaattagttaatgaAATGATGActatttcaaagaaaaatgcTCTTTCTTTTTTTGCGATGGATAATAATTTAGGGCAAAAAATATGAAGTCTGTCTAAATGTTTAAGACATATATGCCTATAACTAAAATTGTGCCTTTATACACCTCAAAATTATAGCTACAGTAATGAAACTCTAGATGGAGATGAAGATGATATATGCAAAACAAGAAAAGACAGAAGATGATATTTGCTCCTCCTAAAAGTGAATGTTAAAGTGTACCACATGTGATATTGTGTGCGTTTAtttgagtttaaataaaaataatttttattttaaataatttagaaattaaaaaaaattaattcccatttattattgtaaaaataatttaatttttttaatttatttgtatatagtttgtaaaaatgattttttttttaaattacaataacaATTTCGtaaacacattttaaaatttgatcaatGTAATTGAGtactcttaaaaaataataaataaacacaataaaaaaataacgatgtcgaaaaattgaaaagaaaacaaCCGGATAAAAATCTAGATAGGGTTGCTTGGAATAAGAAAACTAACAACGTCGTgcaaatagaaaaaaattgggAAAAAAAAACGCAACTAATGAATTGATATTAAGTGAtggataaaaatttaataagaaTTAATGGAGGGCAATTTGggattttcaaaataaagtaAGGGTAATTGCATCATTCCATTTCGTTAAAGAGTTAAATTTCGtgttttttaattgtgtttcattCTTCTCTCTCATCTATCGTAAAAGACGAAAGTTATAAGCTactatttttaacttttcatttttagcaaaaaaataatttttttaataaaatcatttttaaaaaatctaaaacaaacatcCTTCAAACTCTATAAAACGACTTTTGGCTtgaaaaaatggattttttcatgaaattttttgaaacaaacataCCCATTAGTTTATGTTGATTAATGCTTAATTATCGTTCACAATTCGAGTAAATATCAATGACACTTTTAAGTAAAGATCTTTTTAGTCTTTACTACCATTGATTACGATTGAGAGAATAACTTGATCGAAGTcactttgataaaaataaatgaaaaataaatgtgACTCTCAAGATACTTCGTCAAACTGACATAAATTATATCATTATCTTAAACCCCCACACATAAACTTGTCACACCTCAAGACacatgaaaatacaattttacccttttaattatttataataagttttaaaattgatagtttagaaatgaactaaaaattatatttcaaaaaatttagaaagttttcaaatatgaaaaaagtttcgaaagttttcaaatctaaaagtttttcaaataaagattatattttgaaaatttgaaaaattttaaaatttccttattttaaaagttttaaattatttgaaagttttaaaaattctaaaattttttatttcttaaatttggAATTTTATGGGAGAATTCCCAGTATTTTGGGAGGAGGTTGACAATTACTAAACATAAAATTCAGCAAAGAagtcattttcaaattgaccCTTGGGGTGGAAGAATCGAGAGATATGAATTGTAAAAACGCGTCCCCACCCCACCAAATTTTCTATTGCACCTCCTTTGACCACATTATTTGCTTCCTGCCTGCAGCCAATTGACGTGCTAAAAAGAATGGAAGTTTCCTTGCTTTAGTCAAAATTGGAATGACCCAAAGTCTTTGTATCCAGAGAAATGTACCGTTTCACTTCCTCTAAAACGCGCACATCTCTTTCCTAAAACACAGGACAATTAACTTACAGAAcagtaaatattaattaattaatttataaattaattactttttctaacacacaattcatatatatatatatatatacatatatatatatatatatatatatatatatatatacttacattatatttttggaaagaatcaagggGCAAATAAGGCAGCTTCTAGAACACCCTAATTTCTTGGGTCTCAAGTCCGCGCagtgtaataataataatatgcatCTAAGCAATGGTGACTTAAACAGTAGGTGCAGCCACCGCATACCACATTTAACCCTTATTACGACCTAATAAATACTAGTATACCAAATATTGGTTTACCAAGCAACAAAGCGCGAAAATATTCTCCAATCCTTCAACTGAAAACAAAATATAGGTTAAGTTTCTCTTCTTAactataacaataacaataacaataacataatGTCATTCATATTTAGCGCTATTCATATGTTATACTATTGCTGTCTTGGTTTCCTTGAAAATCTATATATAtgcaaatatttatttgtttttcttcatACGTGAATTGTACTGATTAGCTAAATAAGCTGCTCTTAATTTCTGTGATCTTTTTCTCGAATTAAAGTTGTACTCGTCTCAACTCTCAACATATTTTATTTCGTAGTGTATTTTCATAGGCTGATTTTATATCTGAGATGAAGAGTTTCCATTAATTCCATGGTTTTTTGACATCTGTGCACAAGTGAAAACCACAATTTTCTGGTTTATAACGACggtttttgaaaatattttgtattttttttaaatttgtattaaacTTATATGCTAACAAGGAAATAAAAGAGCTTTTTGAAGTTTTCACCAAAAAAAGAGCTTTTTTAAGTGAACATTTGTTTACATATGTGactttaattgttttaattatttttacaaatgcATCATTACTAACTAGTTTTCATTCTCTTCATTAAAATGGTTCATTTAACATcttattaacaaattaaaatgataaaaaaaaaaaaaagtcttcaGAAAGGAAACAAGgtctaaaattttcaaattaaggtATTTGTGACAAACATGTTTTTAAGAGTTATTTTCCCCTTAAAAGTGAACGTATTTCAAACGTGTGTCAAACACATTATGCCAGTTATGTGTATCGAATATTGTAGAATCAGTTACCATGTTTAGAGTTTCTATACTTTGGAAGTACTCATTCTTTGTAACTGCCAATAACTGATGATCAAAGCTATATTAccttttgttttatcatgtccCATATTCTTGGAAATGGTGATCCTCAACTTGTCATAACCAATTTGATTTCCTTGCTTCCTTCAAACTTCAATTGTGTTCTGAACCAACCAATTTGCAAACCACTTTGTATATATAGTATATGTTTGTTATTTCTTGTAAATAAATCTCATTATTTGGAAGCACTACTAatacttttgaattttgatctTTTCAGAAATCTTAGAAAGTGTATAAACCATTGCCTCGAGAACTGATTCTCTAACAATGGCATTGGCAAGGATTGCTAGGAGCAATCTGAGAAAATCAGGGGGTGCTTTTAGAAGTTATGCCCACGAAAACAATATGTTCAATGAGAGAACATATACAACCAAATGCTCCTTACTTTCCAATTTAGATTCCAAACTAGATGGAAACTTTTCGCAAATTTCGCGAAGTAAGGAACAGAACTACATGAATTTTTCAATGAGGGGGATAGCAGGAACTCCATACAATCAGCATGCTTCTGCTAACGCACAAAGAGTTGAAGAGGAATCTGAGTCAGAGTTAGAAGATGATCAGATAAGATATGCAGGACTAGAGGCAACGAAGCCAGGTGAAAAGCCTCGAGTGGTTGTTCTTGGTACTGGTTGGGCTGCTTGTAGGTTCCTTAAAGGACTAGATACAAAGATTTATGATGTTGTGTGTATATCGCCAAGGAATCATATGGTTTTCACTCCTTTGTTGGCTTCAACATGTGTTGGTACACTTGAATTCAGGTCTGTTGCTGAGCCTGTTGGAAGAATACAAGATGCAGTAGCAAAGGATCCTAACTCCTATTTCTTTCTAGCTTCTTGCACTGgcattgacacaaacaaacatgaagttagtaaaattaattacccttcttttctttttattacatGCTTTGAAGTTTGACATTAGAAAAACTATATTGTTACATTGTGTTTAGTTTTGCAATGAAAAAAAATGACTTTGAATGAATATATTTTGTGACATTGATTTTGGTTAAAACTCAATTGAATGTAAAGTGATTTATGTTTACAATACACTTATGTTAAAGTTACTTGAACAATAAATGTGTgggtaaaaataaattctaGAGGCAAAAGCaacaaaattgaagaaaaaatcaaTTCTATTCGAGCACGTCAAAACATGTTTAAATTAATTCTAAGCCTCTGTAATCAATTTTAGCACATCGGAAAGTGAAATATTGATAGACTAATGAATTTGTGTCTGTACAATGTTTTTCTAGTGAAATGCTTAGTGACTTGGTCAATTTTACTCTATTTCAACAGGTTTACTGTGAGGTAGTTCCCAATGGTGGACTGTCTAGAGAGCCTTACCAATTTAAAGTTGCATATGACAAGCTTGTAATTGCAGCTGGAGCTGAACCTTTAACTTTTGGTATCAAGGGAGTAAAGGAACATGCTTTTTTTCTTCGTGAAGTGAATCATGCTCAAGAAATTAGAAAGAGGCTTCTCCTTAATCTGATGCTTTCTGAAAATCCAGGTTGGTGTTTCATATCCATACTATTTTataattctaattcatttttatcCTTTTATCTGANNNNNNNNNNTTCTTCACTAGGAACCACTTGAAGTTGTAGCACATgacttatttttaattctattcACCTGATTTGTATTAATAGTTTTGCATTTTCTTGTCTAAGCCTAAGCTAAAAACCTTTTTCATTATAACAGGCACatcagaagaagaaaagaaacgCCTCTTACACTGTGTGGTTATTGGAGGTGGCCCTACAGGAGTGGAATTTAGTGGTGAATTGAGTGATTTCATCATGAATGATGTTTGTGAGCGATATACTCACGTTAAAGATTACATTCATGTCACACTCATTGAGGTGCCTAATTCATATAATGAACTCTATTTTATGTGCAGAGGTTGTTAAACTTTATTGTACTTAACCATTGTGTTAACTTTTTTCATAATTAGGCAAATGAGATACTGTCATCCTTTGATGTTAGCCTAAGGCAATATGCAATCAAGCACTTAACTAAGGTAAACCTTTTGAGTTTTGATTCTGTACATATCAATTTGTCATGATTAGCCATATAGTTTCAAGTTTAAGCTGTGGCACATTCAAAATTTGTATCAGTCTGGAGTTCATCTTTTGAGGGGTGTTGTGAAGGAGGTGCATCCCCAAAAGTTAATTTTGAGTGATGGAACTGAAGTTCCTTATGGTCTCTTGGTATGGTCCACAGGGGTTGGTCCCTCTGAGTTTGTCAAAAAACTGAATTTTCCAAGCTCACCTGGTGGAAGGTATGTGAAGCcacaataaaacaaatatttcaatctTTTGTTcgttttctaatttaattaattattttgttgaatgataCAGAATTGGTGTTGATCAATGGATGCGTGTTCCCTCTGTGGAAGATGTCTTTGCCCTTGGTGATTGTGCGGGTTTTCTTGAACAAACTGGAAGGCCTGTGCTTCCAGCATTAGCTCAGGTTAGCCTTATTGTCTAAACTCTAAATATGATGTTTTGTCAATTCATATGAATAAGtgatcaagaaaatatctaaactAAGCTAAGCCTACATTAATCTATGTTGTCCTTGAATCCAATGAGAAAAATCTCATTAGAGGGTAGTACTATATGCATTACTTGACATTATAGATATATAGTACTACAGAAGTAGGAATGGTTGATTCTATTGGAAAACAAGCAGAGATTCAATAGTTTTCAATGTCCTATATATGAACTGATGGAGAGTATACTTTCTTATGCACTGGTCACTGAATGCAGGTTGCTGAAAGGCAAGGGAAGTTCCTTGTGGAGTTGTTCAACAAAATTGGGAAACAGAATGGTGGAAAGGCTTTATCTGCAAATGCCATCCAACTTGGTGACCCTTTTGTGTATAAACATCTAGGAAGCATGGCATCAGTAGGTGGCTATAAGGCACTTGTAGATCTACGACAGTCCAAGGTACAATGACACAGTTTATAATTCCATCATTGATATATATCTAAGTCACCATGTggagttaaaataaaaagaaacatcaTTTACTAGCAAAAACAAAAGATAGCTTATGATTTCGTGCTAACATGTTACATGTTGGGTTGTAGGATGCAAAGGGGTTGTCACTTGCTGGTTTTTTGAGCTGGCTGATATGGCGTTCTGCATACCTTACACGTGTGTTGAGCTGGAGGAACAGGTTTTACGTGGCAGTAAACTGGGGAACCACTTTTGTCTTCGGCAGAGACAACACCAGGATATAGGTTGATTTTTAGTTGCAGCAAAGTTACAAAACCCATCCACTTTGTTAACTCATTATTTTGGTTGATTGATCAGCCTATGTATTCTTTTGTTCTTTTTCTGAATTTTCACCTTAAAACATAAACTATATCATATCATAGTATAAAAAAGTTGGATCGACAATTTGTTCTTCCTATTTTCTGAATTCATTGTATAGAACAGGAAG
The genomic region above belongs to Cicer arietinum cultivar CDC Frontier isolate Library 1 chromosome 4, Cicar.CDCFrontier_v2.0, whole genome shotgun sequence and contains:
- the LOC101502969 gene encoding internal alternative NAD(P)H-ubiquinone oxidoreductase A2, mitochondrial-like — protein: MALARIARSNLRKSGGAFRSYAHENNMFNERTYTTKCSLLSNLDSKLDGNFSQISRSKEQNYMNFSMRGIAGTPYNQHASANAQRVEEESESELEDDQIRYAGLEATKPGEKPRVVVLGTGWAACRFLKGLDTKIYDVVCISPRNHMVFTPLLASTCVGTLEFRSVAEPVGRIQDAVAKDPNSYFFLASCTGIDTNKHEVYCEVVPNGGLSREPYQFKVAYDKLVIAAGAEPLTFGIKGVKEHAFFLREVNHAQEIRKRLLLNLMLSENPGTSEEEKKRLLHCVVIGGGPTGVEFSGELSDFIMNDVCERYTHVKDYIHVTLIEANEILSSFDVSLRQYAIKHLTKSGVHLLRGVVKEVHPQKLILSDGTEVPYGLLVWSTGVGPSEFVKKLNFPSSPGGRIGVDQWMRVPSVEDVFALGDCAGFLEQTGRPVLPALAQVAERQGKFLVELFNKIGKQNGGKALSANAIQLGDPFVYKHLGSMASVGGYKALVDLRQSKDAKGLSLAGFLSWLIWRSAYLTRVLSWRNRFYVAVNWGTTFVFGRDNTRI